ATGATATCATCATAAAGTTTTTCGATTTGTTCTTCTTTTTTTCGAATTTTTGAGGACAACGCATCAAGTGATTTATTGGGTTTTGTATTCTTTTTGGAGTGGAACTCTTTTAGTTTAGATTCAATTTCTTCATAAATCAAACCACTCTTTAATTTCTTCGAAAACTCTTTCAATGAATCGATGTTTTGTTTCATATCCCTGTCACCCGCAAACAAAGTTCTTGGAAAAAGAAATATTGGTTTTTGTAAATATGATCCACACTATGGATTTCTTTTAATTGGGACTTTTTTGTTACCCACTCATAACTAGCATTGCCTACACTCACAAGACCAAAATAATTTGTGGTACAGGATTCTACGTAGGTATCCCCTGGTACTGGAATCTTTCCAGGGGTATACCATCCAGACTGACCTTTGTTTTGCAAAACAGTGAAAGATGGATTTCCAATTTGGATACTCAGACAGTTTCCTAAAAAAAAAATCCATCCAACACAAAGGAAATTCTTCATACGAATTTAGTTGGTGTCAAAAAAGTAAAAATAGGAAAATCGAATCCCTCGGTCCATAGCATTATCTGCTTTTGGCAACATACCAAACATTAAGCTGAAACTAAATGTTCCCATACTCTCAGTATTCATAGAGATACCTGGGAAAAAATTAAAGTAACGAAGATTTTTATCGGCTGTCTTATCAATCGGTTCTCGGTATTCTAATTCAGTAAAGATACGAACTGAGTCTGCAATGCCAAAAGATGGTGCGATACCAATTTGGTAATACCGTTTGAATTCTTCCAATTTCGATTCACGTCCTTGTTTGTTTGTTTCCGTTTGGAAACGAAGTTCGGTCATGATTTGGAAGATTCCGTATTTATAACCAAGTCCAAAATTGGGACGGATTAAATAATACTCTGGATTTTCATGTTCTCTGAATAACGAATTTCGTTTTTTGTCGTAAATCCGAAGTCCACCACCTATCAGAAATTGTGAATTGCCTGCATCGAATATTTTTCCATACTTGAGACCCACATTGTATCTGTCCCAAGTGACTTCCTTGGTTGTATCCGTTTGTGAATATTCAGTGCGTCCGACGGAAGAGATCACTGAAAAAGATTCACTAAACTTATATTCGCCTTCGACTCCAAAGTTTTTGTTAATTTCTTTGACTTGGTTGTAATCTTTATCCCAGTAACTTAAGTTTCCTCTCACTTTGGAATACACAGCAACAGGTTCTATCTGAAGAGGATGAGCAAATCCTTTGTTATTAAATTGTGAGAATACACTCGAAACAAAACTGAAAAATAAAATTAGAAATAAATAGATATGTTTCATGGTTATAATCCTATATTAGTGACTGGGTAAATCAATCTCGCCAATTTATCAGCTAGAAGAGTATACCCTAAATTATTTGCATGGATACAATCTAACATCAATTCGGCTCTTGAGGCTGGTTTTCCACCTAACGTATTTCGTAAATCAACATAAATAAGCGAAGGTTCTTCTCTTGTGATATCAACGAGTAAGTTGTTAAAAGCATCAAGTTGTGTTGATGTGAATACACCAGCATCAGGAACTACCAAACCAATTCGATCGAATTTAGATTTGCAACCTTCATCAGAACCACCAATCACTGGAGCCATATATGGATTTGGATAATCATACCCATGAATGATCCACTTGATTGGTGGACCACCATAACGAGCAATTTTATAAGCATTACCTGTAATAATAAGTTGTTTTAGATTTGCTTTGATGGTGGCGAATCTTTGCGCTTGTACAGTGCTGATATTTCCAATATATTCGTTAAGATTCGCTTGGATATCATTTCCACCTAGTGAAAGTAATACAACTTTCATATCGGCACCACCTTGGTCGATCACTTGGAACTGAAGTCCTTGGCTTACAACTTGTTGTAGTGTTTTTCCACCCAAAGTTGCTCCCGCAAATTTATAATTGTATCGATTTTCCAATTGGGGTCTTAACGTTTCAACGAGAGGAAAACCTAACAATATGTCGGTCCAACTATCACCGATGATTCCTGTTTTTGCAGGAGTTTCTCCATTACAAATGGCAAAGGAAGTGCAAAGTAAATTTGATTCAAAATCATTTACTGGATCCTTTTTTTTGTCACAGTGTATGAGAAATGCAGTGACCCCAATTAAAAATATGAATCTAATCTTTTTCATAATTATTTTTCTTCCTTCCAGATATGGTCCATGATATAAGCGCAAGAGAGATCGCCGGTCAGATTTACTGAAGTTCTACACATATCCAAAAAGCGGTCAACACCAAAAAGAATTGTGATACCTTCTATGGGAATATGGAAGGTATACAGGATGGAAGAAAGAATTACGAGACCTACTCCAGGAGTGGCTGCTGTTCCAATGGAAGCCGCTGTCACCGTTCCAACTAACAAAAACAAATCTATTGAACTTAATTCAATTTGGTACACCTGACTTAAAAATACAGTGGCTACCGCTTGGTATAGGGCTGTTCCATCCATATTGATTGTGGCTCCCAAAGGTAAAACAAAATCGGCTACTGTTTCTTTTAGTTTTAACTTCTCTTTTGCTACTTTGAGTGAATAGGGCAAAACAGAACTCGAACTCGATGTGGAAAAACCCAAAATAGGAATCTCACGAATTAAATAAAAAAAATGAATTGGGTTTTTTTTTGTAAAAACGAACACCATCAATCCATAAAAGATCAAAATCAAAAATAGTCCAACTAACACTGTCAGGATATAAGTAATCAAACCCAAGACTAAGGAAAAACCAATTTGAACCATGGCATAACTCATCAATCCCAATACAGCGAGTGGAGCAAGTTTCATTGCCAAAGAAACTACCCATAGGCAAAAACTTTCTAAGGAATGACAAAACGCTTTGAGTGCTGTTCCAGATTCTTTGGATGTTAGAAAAAAAATACCCAACATCATTCCTAAAAATACAATCGATAACATTTGTTGTTTCGACCATACATTGATTATATTTTTCGGGATGATATTTGTTATAATCTCCGGAATCGATTCTTGTTTATCTTTCGATACATTGATTGCGATTGAATCAGTGGTTGTTTGATTTTGAATTTTGTTTTGGATTTGGTTACCTGGTTTGGAAACCA
The sequence above is a segment of the Leptospira levettii genome. Coding sequences within it:
- a CDS encoding TRL-like family protein, yielding MKNFLCVGWIFFLGNCLSIQIGNPSFTVLQNKGQSGWYTPGKIPVPGDTYVESCTTNYFGLVSVGNASYEWVTKKSQLKEIHSVDHIYKNQYFFFQELCLRVTGI
- a CDS encoding SGNH/GDSL hydrolase family protein, with amino-acid sequence MKKIRFIFLIGVTAFLIHCDKKKDPVNDFESNLLCTSFAICNGETPAKTGIIGDSWTDILLGFPLVETLRPQLENRYNYKFAGATLGGKTLQQVVSQGLQFQVIDQGGADMKVVLLSLGGNDIQANLNEYIGNISTVQAQRFATIKANLKQLIITGNAYKIARYGGPPIKWIIHGYDYPNPYMAPVIGGSDEGCKSKFDRIGLVVPDAGVFTSTQLDAFNNLLVDITREEPSLIYVDLRNTLGGKPASRAELMLDCIHANNLGYTLLADKLARLIYPVTNIGL
- a CDS encoding dicarboxylate/amino acid:cation symporter: MSLPKIPFWKQILISLVLGLSLGISLNPESGIVSKESINPYLPWLKLPGDLFLNLLQMIMIPLVIVSIALGVSSLKNLKDLWNLGSKTLIYFIFTTIISVSIGITLTLVSKPGNQIQNKIQNQTTTDSIAINVSKDKQESIPEIITNIIPKNIINVWSKQQMLSIVFLGMMLGIFFLTSKESGTALKAFCHSLESFCLWVVSLAMKLAPLAVLGLMSYAMVQIGFSLVLGLITYILTVLVGLFLILIFYGLMVFVFTKKNPIHFFYLIREIPILGFSTSSSSSVLPYSLKVAKEKLKLKETVADFVLPLGATINMDGTALYQAVATVFLSQVYQIELSSIDLFLLVGTVTAASIGTAATPGVGLVILSSILYTFHIPIEGITILFGVDRFLDMCRTSVNLTGDLSCAYIMDHIWKEEK